Proteins from a single region of Streptomyces glaucescens:
- a CDS encoding hemolysin family protein, with protein MSFPTAVFVTVLLLIGSGFFVAAEFALVAAKRHRIEKAAAERRRGAGAALAGMRELSLMLAGAQLGITVCTLGLGSVSKPAISHELDPLLHKLGLPGAVSYGVAFAVAMIVVVFLHMVVGEMAPKSWAIARPERSAMLLSPPFRAVVTAVRPLIRVLNRMSNALVRLCRVTPRDELAAVHDREQLTHLVAESERLGLISESDSELLTRSLTEPETPVRELLVPATEITWVDGGADADEILRRAAADDRTRLLVRERGTVLGSVHARDALVARARGRTTSARSLARPVPELTGGATVADAIDLLRRRRASLAVVRDDAGRLTGMVSLDDLLARYLQPQRA; from the coding sequence ATGAGCTTCCCGACCGCGGTCTTCGTGACCGTGCTGCTGCTGATCGGCAGCGGGTTCTTCGTGGCGGCCGAGTTCGCCCTGGTCGCCGCCAAACGGCACCGCATCGAGAAGGCGGCGGCCGAGCGGCGGCGCGGCGCCGGGGCCGCCCTGGCCGGCATGCGCGAACTGTCGCTGATGCTGGCCGGCGCCCAGCTCGGCATCACCGTCTGCACCCTGGGACTCGGCTCGGTGTCCAAGCCCGCGATCTCCCACGAGCTCGACCCGCTGCTGCACAAGCTGGGACTGCCCGGCGCGGTGAGCTACGGCGTCGCGTTCGCCGTCGCCATGATCGTCGTGGTGTTCCTGCACATGGTGGTCGGTGAGATGGCCCCCAAGTCCTGGGCCATCGCCCGTCCGGAGCGCTCGGCGATGCTGCTGTCCCCGCCCTTCCGGGCCGTGGTGACGGCCGTGCGCCCGCTGATCCGGGTGCTGAACCGGATGAGCAACGCGCTGGTACGGCTGTGCCGGGTCACCCCGCGCGACGAGCTGGCCGCGGTGCACGACCGTGAGCAGCTCACCCACCTGGTGGCGGAGTCCGAACGGCTCGGACTGATCAGCGAGTCGGACTCGGAGCTGCTCACGCGTTCGCTGACCGAGCCGGAGACCCCGGTGCGGGAGCTGCTGGTGCCGGCCACCGAGATCACCTGGGTGGACGGCGGCGCCGACGCCGACGAGATCCTGCGCCGGGCCGCCGCGGACGACCGCACCCGGCTGCTGGTCCGGGAACGCGGCACCGTCCTCGGCTCGGTGCACGCCCGCGACGCCCTGGTCGCGCGTGCCCGGGGGCGGACCACCAGCGCCCGCTCCCTGGCCCGCCCGGTACCCGAGCTGACCGGCGGCGCCACGGTCGCCGACGCCATCGACCTGCTGCGCCGGCGCCGTGCCTCGCTCGCCGTGGTCCGCGACGACGCCGGCCGGCTCACCGGCATGGTCAGCCTGGACGACCTGCTGGCCCGTTACCTCCAGCCGCAGCGGGCGTGA
- a CDS encoding hemolysin family protein has translation MSAVEAWLGVLAVFVLTAGTGYFVAQEFAYVSADRLALARAAQAGDRKAARALKVLERLSFMLSGAQLGITVTGLVVGFIAEPSVSALLRPALAGSGLPDGVVTGLSVVLAFVLATAVQMVLGELAPKNLAIAVPERLARSLAASTLAYLRVVGPVVRIFDGAAGRLLRRVGIEPVEELHHGATLEELGQLIGESHEQGHLPRGTADLLDHALEFSERTLDEVMVPRVDAVFVRKDATADEAVGLIGRHGHSNYPVLGDHPDDVAGVLGVRELMALPAGRLAGTTAGTVARRPLLLPDTLPLPDAVERMRERDDEFAVVLDEHGGVAGIVTYEDIAEELVGDIADESDTVTEVAVADGPGWLVDAGRRLDEVAGATGVELPGDEDYDTVAGLIVDRLGRFPAIGDRITVELPDGGGAVIDVRTLDRHVPERVRIERLAGKPEDSA, from the coding sequence ATGAGTGCCGTGGAAGCGTGGCTGGGCGTGCTGGCCGTGTTCGTGCTGACCGCGGGCACCGGCTACTTCGTCGCCCAGGAGTTCGCGTACGTCTCCGCCGACCGGCTGGCACTCGCCCGGGCGGCCCAGGCGGGGGACCGCAAGGCCGCCCGCGCCCTGAAGGTGCTGGAGCGGCTGTCGTTCATGCTCTCCGGCGCGCAGCTCGGCATCACGGTGACCGGCCTGGTCGTCGGCTTCATCGCCGAACCGTCCGTGTCGGCGCTGCTCAGGCCCGCGCTGGCGGGTTCCGGGCTCCCCGACGGCGTGGTCACCGGCCTCTCGGTCGTGCTGGCCTTCGTGCTGGCGACGGCGGTGCAGATGGTGCTGGGCGAACTGGCTCCGAAGAACCTCGCCATCGCCGTCCCGGAGCGGCTGGCGAGGTCGCTGGCCGCGTCCACGCTGGCGTACCTGAGGGTCGTCGGCCCGGTCGTGCGGATCTTCGACGGGGCGGCCGGCAGGCTGCTGCGCAGGGTGGGCATCGAGCCGGTCGAGGAACTGCACCACGGTGCCACCCTGGAGGAGCTGGGCCAGCTGATCGGGGAGTCCCACGAGCAGGGGCACCTGCCGCGCGGGACCGCCGACCTGCTCGACCACGCGCTGGAGTTCTCCGAGCGGACGCTGGACGAGGTGATGGTGCCGCGCGTCGACGCCGTCTTCGTCCGCAAGGACGCCACCGCCGATGAGGCGGTCGGCCTCATCGGCCGGCACGGCCACTCCAACTACCCCGTCCTCGGCGACCACCCCGACGACGTCGCGGGCGTCCTCGGCGTCCGTGAGCTGATGGCACTGCCCGCCGGCCGGCTCGCGGGGACGACGGCGGGCACGGTCGCCCGGCGTCCCCTGCTGCTGCCGGACACCCTGCCCCTGCCGGACGCCGTGGAGCGCATGCGCGAACGCGACGACGAGTTCGCCGTGGTCCTCGACGAGCACGGCGGCGTCGCCGGCATCGTCACGTACGAGGACATCGCCGAGGAACTGGTGGGCGACATCGCCGACGAGTCCGACACCGTCACCGAGGTCGCCGTCGCCGACGGACCCGGCTGGCTCGTCGACGCCGGCCGCCGGCTCGACGAGGTGGCCGGCGCGACCGGCGTCGAGCTGCCCGGGGACGAGGACTACGACACCGTGGCCGGCCTGATCGTCGACCGGCTCGGCCGTTTCCCGGCCATCGGGGACCGGATCACCGTGGAGCTGCCCGACGGCGGCGGCGCGGTCATCGACGTACGCACCCTGGACCGGCACGTGCCGGAGCGGGTCCGGATCGAGCGGCTCGCCGGGAAGCCGGAGGACAGCGCATGA
- a CDS encoding hemolysin family protein, which produces MTAVQLAIGALTLLTNAFFVGAEFALISVRRSQIEPRAQDGDKRARMTLWGLEHLSAMMATAQLGITASSLVLGAVAEPAIAHLLEPAFTAVHLPHGLVHPVAFVIALALATYLHMLIGEMVPKNIALAAPVATALLLGPPLVGLTRALRPVVFGINALANALLRLLRVEPKDEVASAFTDDQLARMVVDASEAGLLTPADGERLRDALELGTRPVGEILVPVREMRTVDASITPAGLERTAAEAGFSRFPVTGPDGTLLGYLHIKDTLGVTDRDRPFPRAALHRVTRVRIDTPLDDTLTALRADGSHLAAVVGASGRVIGFVTMEDVLDELVGPAAPASA; this is translated from the coding sequence ATGACCGCCGTGCAGCTCGCCATCGGCGCCCTGACGCTGCTCACCAACGCCTTCTTCGTCGGCGCCGAGTTCGCCCTGATCTCGGTCCGCCGCAGCCAGATCGAGCCGCGCGCCCAGGACGGCGACAAGCGGGCCCGGATGACGCTGTGGGGCCTCGAGCACCTCTCCGCGATGATGGCCACCGCCCAGCTCGGCATCACCGCCTCCTCGCTGGTGCTCGGCGCCGTCGCCGAACCCGCCATCGCCCACCTGCTCGAACCCGCCTTCACGGCCGTCCACCTTCCGCACGGCTTGGTCCATCCGGTCGCGTTCGTGATCGCGCTGGCCCTCGCCACCTACCTGCACATGCTGATCGGCGAGATGGTCCCCAAGAACATCGCGCTCGCCGCGCCCGTGGCCACCGCGCTGCTCCTCGGCCCGCCCCTGGTGGGCCTCACCCGCGCGCTGCGGCCGGTCGTCTTCGGCATCAACGCCCTCGCCAACGCGCTGCTGCGGCTGCTGCGCGTCGAGCCGAAGGACGAGGTCGCCTCCGCCTTCACCGACGACCAGCTCGCCCGCATGGTCGTCGACGCCAGCGAGGCCGGGCTGCTGACGCCCGCCGACGGCGAGCGGCTGCGCGACGCGCTGGAACTGGGCACCCGGCCGGTCGGCGAGATCCTCGTCCCGGTGCGCGAGATGCGGACCGTGGACGCGTCGATCACCCCGGCGGGACTGGAGCGCACGGCCGCCGAGGCCGGGTTCTCCCGCTTCCCGGTCACCGGCCCCGACGGCACCCTCCTCGGCTACCTGCACATCAAGGACACCCTCGGCGTCACCGACCGCGACCGGCCGTTCCCGCGGGCCGCCCTGCACCGGGTCACCCGCGTCCGGATCGACACCCCGCTGGACGACACCCTCACCGCCCTGCGCGCCGACGGCAGCCACCTCGCCGCCGTCGTCGGGGCGAGCGGCAGGGTGATCGGGTTCGTGACGATGGAGGACGTCCTGGACGAGCTGGTCGGCCCGGCGGCTCCGGCCTCCGCCTGA
- a CDS encoding M56 family metallopeptidase yields the protein MGVFVFLPLVLPLTAWPIARLAEQHLHPRVATRLLTGVAGVMALCSTVCLGLLVVVGTAQLPGNPLPDGWSDPEVRAAVPQDEVAGKLAIPALLVVAVACGRLLRRHRTVRRRAHRALAGLPGTAVAVLPDDTPYAYALPGGARDRTGRVVVTTGLLAGLRPAERRALFAHERAHLSARHHRFLLVVQLAARANPFLRPLRTAVSYTAERWADEEAARVVGDRRVVARAIGKAALVSRGTPVPTLAGFAAPGPVPRRVAALLGPAPAVGNWPPAFTAVGLAAWTAAVGTAVSAMSSANSAVTLALVLHAATPL from the coding sequence ATGGGGGTGTTCGTCTTTCTGCCGCTCGTCCTGCCGCTGACCGCCTGGCCGATCGCCCGGCTCGCCGAGCAGCACCTGCATCCGCGCGTCGCCACCCGGCTGCTGACGGGGGTGGCCGGTGTGATGGCGCTGTGCAGCACGGTCTGTCTGGGCCTGCTGGTGGTGGTCGGCACCGCACAGCTGCCGGGCAACCCGCTGCCGGACGGATGGTCGGACCCCGAGGTGCGGGCGGCCGTCCCGCAGGACGAGGTGGCCGGGAAGCTCGCCATCCCCGCGCTGCTGGTGGTCGCCGTGGCCTGCGGCAGGCTGCTGCGGCGGCACCGGACCGTACGGCGCCGCGCCCACCGGGCGCTCGCCGGTCTCCCCGGCACCGCGGTCGCCGTCCTGCCCGACGACACGCCGTACGCCTACGCCCTGCCCGGCGGCGCCCGCGACCGGACCGGCCGCGTCGTCGTCACCACGGGGCTGCTCGCGGGACTCCGGCCGGCCGAGCGCCGCGCGCTGTTCGCGCACGAGCGGGCCCACCTGTCGGCCCGGCACCACCGCTTCCTGCTGGTGGTGCAGCTGGCCGCGCGGGCCAACCCGTTCCTGCGGCCGCTGCGTACGGCGGTGTCGTACACGGCGGAGCGCTGGGCGGACGAGGAGGCGGCCCGCGTGGTCGGTGACCGTCGCGTCGTGGCCCGGGCGATCGGCAAGGCGGCGCTGGTCTCCCGGGGGACGCCCGTGCCGACGCTGGCGGGCTTCGCCGCGCCCGGGCCGGTGCCGCGCCGGGTCGCGGCCCTGCTCGGCCCCGCGCCCGCGGTGGGGAACTGGCCGCCGGCGTTCACCGCGGTGGGTCTGGCGGCGTGGACGGCGGCCGTGGGCACGGCCGTGTCGGCGATGTCCTCCGCCAACTCGGCCGTGACGCTGGCCCTCGTCCTGCACGCCGCGACCCCGCTCTGA
- a CDS encoding BlaI/MecI/CopY family transcriptional regulator gives MTDQRRPRRRGQGELEAQVLSALREADGPTTAGWVQERLGGGLAYTTVVTILTRLMAKGAVTRERAGRSFAWTPAADEAGLAARRMRKVLDAESDREAVLASFVTGLDADDERLLRGLLDRAKGDAPAGAGGHDAREADEAGEGED, from the coding sequence GTGACGGATCAGCGGCGTCCCCGGCGGCGGGGGCAGGGCGAGCTGGAGGCACAGGTCCTGTCCGCGCTGCGGGAGGCGGACGGTCCCACGACGGCCGGCTGGGTGCAGGAGCGGCTCGGCGGAGGGCTCGCCTACACGACCGTCGTCACGATCCTGACCCGGCTCATGGCCAAGGGCGCGGTCACCCGGGAGCGGGCCGGCCGGTCCTTCGCCTGGACGCCCGCCGCGGACGAGGCGGGTCTCGCCGCCCGCAGGATGCGCAAGGTGCTGGACGCCGAGAGCGACCGGGAAGCGGTCCTGGCCAGCTTCGTCACCGGGCTGGACGCGGACGACGAGCGGCTGCTGCGCGGCCTGCTGGACCGTGCGAAGGGCGACGCGCCGGCGGGGGCGGGCGGGCACGACGCGCGGGAAGCGGATGAAGCGGGCGAAGGGGAAGACTGA
- a CDS encoding twin-arginine translocase TatA/TatE family subunit has translation MFGLSELAVVLIVVIAVIAAKKGPELARSAGKAARILKAERGAMKDAGEPAAPRVIRGEAQTPATPHRPQD, from the coding sequence GTGTTCGGACTGAGTGAGCTGGCCGTCGTCCTCATCGTCGTCATAGCCGTGATCGCCGCGAAGAAGGGCCCCGAGCTGGCCCGGTCGGCCGGCAAGGCGGCGCGCATCCTCAAGGCGGAGCGCGGGGCCATGAAGGACGCCGGGGAACCGGCCGCGCCCCGGGTGATCCGCGGCGAGGCGCAGACTCCCGCAACGCCGCACCGCCCGCAGGACTGA
- a CDS encoding GlxA family transcriptional regulator produces the protein MQVVAVLALDGVSAFDLAIPCQVFAFAAREDGTPAYEVRVCADRPLPAMAGPAQPFSISTPYGWDDALDAATVVVPGIPHDSVPDPRAVRLLKDAAARGARIASICTGAFALGHAGLLEGRRATTHWRFADRLAERFPGTRVDPSVLYVDEGQVLTSAGIAAGLDLCLHMVRRDHGAAVAAAVARLLVMPPQRTGGQAQFIEYRAPEDDAADLGDTLQWMRGKLNEPLGLADIAAHAMMSRRSLSRHFRAQTGTTPLRWLLAQRVQRARELLETTALPLTKVADETGFGSVEALRHHFTRQVGTTPSAYRDAFRV, from the coding sequence ATGCAGGTGGTTGCGGTTCTCGCGCTCGACGGGGTGTCGGCCTTCGATCTGGCCATCCCCTGCCAGGTGTTCGCCTTCGCCGCCCGGGAGGACGGGACACCGGCGTACGAGGTGCGGGTGTGCGCCGACCGGCCGCTGCCGGCGATGGCGGGCCCGGCACAGCCGTTCAGCATCTCCACCCCGTACGGCTGGGACGACGCCCTCGACGCGGCCACCGTCGTGGTGCCCGGCATCCCCCACGACAGCGTCCCCGATCCGCGGGCCGTCCGGTTGCTCAAGGATGCGGCGGCCCGCGGGGCGCGCATCGCCTCCATCTGCACCGGCGCCTTCGCCCTCGGCCACGCCGGGCTCCTGGAGGGCCGGCGCGCGACCACCCACTGGCGGTTCGCGGACCGGCTGGCCGAACGCTTCCCCGGAACGCGCGTCGACCCGTCCGTGCTCTACGTCGACGAGGGCCAGGTGCTCACGTCGGCCGGGATCGCCGCCGGCCTCGACCTGTGCCTGCACATGGTCCGCCGCGACCACGGCGCGGCGGTCGCGGCGGCGGTGGCGCGCCTGCTGGTGATGCCGCCGCAACGGACCGGCGGCCAGGCCCAGTTCATCGAGTACCGGGCGCCCGAGGACGACGCGGCCGACCTCGGTGACACCTTGCAGTGGATGCGCGGCAAGCTGAACGAGCCGCTCGGCCTCGCCGACATCGCCGCGCACGCGATGATGAGCCGCCGCAGCCTGTCCCGGCACTTCCGCGCCCAGACCGGAACGACCCCGCTGCGCTGGCTGCTCGCCCAGCGGGTGCAGCGCGCCCGGGAACTGCTGGAGACGACGGCGCTGCCGCTGACGAAGGTGGCCGACGAGACCGGCTTCGGCTCCGTCGAGGCGCTGCGCCACCACTTCACCCGCCAGGTCGGTACGACCCCCTCCGCGTACCGGGACGCCTTCCGCGTGTGA
- a CDS encoding DJ-1/PfpI family protein: MSTPVRDPAPRPRTTHRTRRPLRVHTVLYDGVEEQDFAGHVEVFGIAGEDFVAQSFVHVEGVRRVRTAAGMEVVCRDAWSPRSADVIIVPGAGYGDGSALQREIRRGTLPRALRVAPRTGLVLGAVCTGTMLLSAAGLTAGRRCTTHHIAQEDLRREGAQVVAGRVVDDGDLVTCGGVTSGIDLGIWLLERFLGPDTAVFAEEVLEYQRRGTVNTR, encoded by the coding sequence ATGTCCACCCCTGTCAGGGACCCCGCCCCACGCCCGCGCACCACCCACCGGACGCGGCGCCCGCTGCGTGTCCACACCGTGCTCTACGACGGCGTCGAGGAGCAGGACTTCGCCGGTCACGTCGAGGTGTTCGGCATCGCCGGCGAGGATTTCGTCGCCCAGTCGTTCGTGCACGTCGAAGGGGTGCGGCGGGTGCGGACGGCGGCCGGCATGGAGGTCGTGTGCCGCGACGCCTGGTCACCCCGCTCGGCCGACGTGATCATCGTGCCCGGCGCGGGGTACGGCGACGGCTCCGCGCTGCAACGGGAGATCCGGCGCGGCACACTGCCCCGCGCCCTGCGGGTGGCTCCCCGAACGGGCCTCGTCCTGGGGGCGGTGTGCACGGGCACCATGCTGCTGTCCGCCGCCGGACTGACGGCCGGACGCCGGTGCACCACCCACCACATCGCCCAGGAGGACCTGCGGCGGGAGGGCGCGCAGGTGGTCGCCGGCCGGGTCGTCGACGACGGCGACCTCGTCACCTGCGGCGGCGTCACCTCCGGCATCGACCTCGGGATCTGGCTGCTCGAACGGTTCCTCGGACCGGACACGGCCGTCTTCGCCGAGGAGGTCCTGGAGTACCAGCGCCGGGGCACCGTCAACACCCGCTGA
- a CDS encoding DJ-1/PfpI family protein, with the protein MTTYGILLFDTAEELDFAGPWQVFTTSAALRDRADTALLLAERPGPVRCANGMRVLPDRTLDDHPPLDVVLVPGGSGARETEPHDPHVTRWLADRAARAQWVVGVCTGAFLLHAAGPARGRRVATHRQYEAALAARGDVSDARYVVDGRLLTSQGVSAGIDGALWLVGRLHGRDHARAVRRELQYDPAPPYLADEPLAG; encoded by the coding sequence ATGACCACCTACGGCATCCTCCTCTTCGACACCGCGGAGGAACTCGACTTCGCGGGCCCCTGGCAAGTCTTCACCACCTCCGCGGCGCTGCGCGACCGCGCCGACACCGCGCTGCTCCTCGCCGAACGCCCCGGCCCGGTGCGCTGCGCCAACGGCATGCGTGTGCTGCCGGACCGCACTCTCGACGACCACCCCCCGCTCGACGTCGTGCTCGTCCCCGGTGGCTCCGGGGCGCGGGAGACCGAGCCGCACGATCCGCACGTCACGCGATGGCTCGCCGACCGGGCGGCGCGGGCCCAGTGGGTGGTCGGAGTGTGCACCGGCGCCTTCCTGCTGCACGCCGCCGGACCGGCGCGCGGCCGCCGGGTGGCCACGCACCGGCAGTACGAGGCGGCCCTCGCGGCACGCGGGGACGTGTCCGACGCCCGGTACGTCGTCGACGGCCGGCTCCTGACCAGCCAGGGCGTCTCCGCGGGGATCGACGGGGCGCTCTGGCTCGTCGGCCGGCTGCACGGCCGCGACCACGCACGCGCCGTGCGCCGCGAGCTCCAGTACGACCCGGCGCCCCCGTACCTCGCCGACGAGCCCCTCGCCGGCTGA
- a CDS encoding DJ-1/PfpI family protein: protein MKRRTLLRGATALGAAGLAAGGAPHAAAAAPSPRGDGAPFRVHVVLFDGVEELDLSAPYEVLAASDYFTDRSVDVRYVALDGPRTVRAAFGTTLRVDHAWAPEQADLLVVPGGGYARRDDPGVWAEIRRGALPRALARVPRPGLTISALCTGVMLLSAAGLTRGRPCTTHHRARQDLEEQGGVLKNARVVDDGDLVTAGGVTSGLDLALWLARRELGVDTALGLEAMLEYEARGTVWTARPRPA, encoded by the coding sequence GTGAAACGACGCACCCTCCTGCGCGGCGCGACCGCTCTCGGTGCCGCCGGCCTGGCCGCCGGGGGCGCCCCGCACGCGGCCGCCGCCGCGCCGTCGCCGCGCGGCGACGGCGCACCCTTCCGCGTGCACGTGGTCCTCTTCGACGGCGTCGAGGAGCTCGACCTCTCAGCCCCCTACGAAGTGCTCGCCGCGTCCGACTACTTCACCGACCGCTCGGTCGACGTCCGCTACGTCGCCCTCGACGGCCCCCGCACGGTACGGGCCGCCTTCGGCACCACCCTGCGCGTCGACCACGCGTGGGCGCCGGAGCAGGCGGACCTGCTCGTCGTCCCGGGCGGCGGCTACGCCCGCCGGGACGATCCCGGTGTCTGGGCCGAGATCCGACGCGGCGCGCTGCCCAGGGCCCTGGCGCGGGTGCCTCGCCCGGGGCTCACCATCAGCGCGCTGTGCACCGGCGTGATGCTGCTCTCCGCGGCCGGCCTGACCCGGGGCCGGCCCTGCACCACCCACCACCGGGCACGGCAGGACCTCGAGGAGCAGGGCGGGGTGCTGAAGAACGCCCGGGTCGTCGACGACGGCGACCTGGTCACCGCCGGTGGCGTCACCTCCGGTCTGGACCTCGCCCTGTGGCTGGCCCGCCGTGAACTCGGCGTCGACACCGCGCTCGGCCTGGAGGCCATGCTGGAGTACGAGGCGCGCGGCACCGTCTGGACGGCCCGCCCCCGGCCCGCCTGA
- a CDS encoding rhamnogalacturonan lyase has protein sequence MTDAHPRTTPRGRTARGRLIGGVTAAAALAVSTLVGLPPTADAATARQVERLDRGLTSVHTGSGNLVSWRWLATDPNDVAFNVYRGTTRLNSAPLTGATDYFDSGAADSAQYTVRAVVNGTEQPASEQALQFRSGYLDVPVSPPSGGTTPDGVAYTYEANDASVGDLDGDGRLDLVLKWQPTNAKDNSQSGHTGNTIVDGIELDGTRLWRVDLGRNIRSGAHYTQFQVYDYDGDGKAEVAMKTADGTRDGTGAVIGNSSADHRNSSGYVLTGPEYLTMFDGRTGRAMGTVDYVPARGTVSSWGDSYGNRVDRFLAGTAYLDGARPSLIMARGYYTRTVIAAWDWRDGRFTRRWTFDTNSSTNAGKGYDGQGNHSLSVADVDGDGRDEIVYGAMTVDDNGAGLWTTRLGHGDAGHLGDLDPARAGLEYFKVSEDAAKPGSWMADARTGRILWQTASGSDNGRGVAADVYAGSPGAEAWSAADTTLRSAAGASLGREPSSVNFLSWWDGDPVRELLDGTRIDKYGTSGDTRLLTGSGVSSNNGTKATPALSGDILGDWREEVVWRTADNRALRIYASPHHTGTRITTLLHDTQYRTALAWQNTAYNQPPHPSFFIGSGMPAAPRPTVYTP, from the coding sequence GTGACCGACGCACACCCCCGCACCACACCACGCGGCCGCACGGCGAGAGGCAGGCTGATCGGCGGTGTCACGGCCGCCGCGGCGCTGGCCGTCTCCACGCTCGTCGGACTGCCGCCCACCGCGGACGCCGCCACCGCCAGGCAGGTCGAACGCCTCGACCGGGGACTGACCAGCGTCCACACCGGCAGCGGGAACCTGGTGTCCTGGCGGTGGCTGGCCACCGACCCGAACGACGTGGCGTTCAACGTCTACCGGGGCACCACCAGGCTCAACTCCGCACCGCTGACCGGTGCGACCGACTACTTCGACTCCGGCGCCGCCGACTCGGCGCAGTACACGGTGCGGGCGGTGGTGAACGGCACCGAGCAGCCCGCCTCCGAGCAGGCGCTGCAGTTCCGCTCCGGGTATCTCGACGTGCCCGTCTCCCCGCCGTCCGGCGGAACCACCCCGGACGGCGTGGCGTACACCTACGAGGCGAACGACGCCTCCGTCGGCGACCTGGACGGCGACGGCAGACTGGACCTGGTCCTGAAGTGGCAGCCGACCAACGCCAAGGACAACTCCCAGTCCGGCCACACCGGCAACACGATCGTCGACGGCATCGAGCTCGACGGCACCCGGCTGTGGCGCGTCGACCTCGGACGCAACATCCGCTCCGGCGCGCACTACACGCAGTTCCAGGTGTACGACTACGACGGCGACGGCAAGGCCGAGGTCGCCATGAAGACCGCCGACGGCACCCGGGACGGCACGGGCGCGGTGATCGGCAACTCGTCGGCCGACCACCGCAACTCCAGCGGATACGTCCTGACCGGCCCCGAGTACCTGACCATGTTCGACGGCCGGACCGGAAGGGCCATGGGCACCGTCGACTACGTCCCCGCCCGCGGCACCGTCTCGTCCTGGGGCGACTCCTACGGCAACCGCGTCGACCGCTTCCTGGCCGGCACCGCGTACCTGGACGGTGCCCGGCCCTCCCTGATCATGGCGCGCGGCTACTACACCCGCACGGTCATCGCCGCCTGGGACTGGCGGGACGGCCGGTTCACCCGCCGCTGGACCTTCGACACCAACTCCTCCACCAACGCGGGCAAGGGCTACGACGGCCAGGGCAACCACAGCCTGTCGGTGGCGGACGTGGACGGCGACGGCAGGGACGAGATCGTCTACGGCGCGATGACCGTCGACGACAACGGCGCGGGACTGTGGACGACCCGGCTGGGGCACGGCGACGCGGGCCACCTCGGCGACCTCGACCCCGCGCGCGCGGGCCTCGAGTACTTCAAGGTCTCGGAGGACGCCGCCAAGCCGGGTTCGTGGATGGCCGACGCGCGCACCGGACGGATCCTGTGGCAGACCGCCTCGGGTTCCGACAACGGCCGCGGCGTCGCCGCCGACGTGTACGCCGGCAGCCCGGGGGCCGAGGCGTGGTCGGCCGCCGACACCACGCTGCGCTCCGCGGCCGGCGCCTCCCTCGGCAGGGAGCCGTCGAGCGTGAACTTCCTGTCGTGGTGGGACGGCGACCCGGTCCGCGAACTCCTCGACGGCACCCGCATCGACAAGTACGGCACCTCCGGCGACACCCGCCTGCTCACCGGCTCCGGCGTCTCCTCCAACAACGGCACCAAGGCCACGCCCGCGCTGTCCGGGGACATCCTCGGCGACTGGCGTGAGGAGGTCGTCTGGCGGACCGCCGACAACCGGGCCCTGCGCATCTACGCGTCCCCCCACCACACCGGCACCAGGATCACCACCCTGCTCCACGACACCCAGTACCGCACCGCCCTCGCCTGGCAGAACACGGCGTACAACCAGCCGCCGCACCCCAGCTTCTTCATCGGCAGCGGCATGCCCGCCGCACCGCGTCCCACCGTCTACACACCCTGA